The Bacteroidales bacterium genome includes the window CGCAGTATGCAAGTAGATGACTGAATTTGGATGTTTTGGTTATTGGATTTTCGAAAATTGAATATTATTTGATATTTGGTATTTGAAGTTTGGTGCTTTATCTAACCCGAATTATTCAAGAATAATTCTGACGCTATTGAAAAACCTGGCTTTTTGCTTCAATAAATTTCGCAAAAAGCCGGTTTTTCTAATGCGGGGTTGCCTGCATCCATCCCGCAAACCCTCCCGCATTCAAAAACTTTACCGCTTTTTCAGCGGGATTCGTTTTTGAATAATGCAGTCTAATGCACCTCCATCTTATTATCTTTCCGATTCGTATCCGGTATCTTATCGCTTCCCAGCTTTATGGAATCTATCCGTCTTTGGTCATTTATCTCAATTTGAAACCGGTTACGTCCGTCTTTCCATATATCCATTGGTTCACTGTAGATTTTGGTTTCTCCTCCCGCAAACTTAACTTCCAGTCGAACCGGCACAGGAAACCGGCCTTTCTTCTCAATATTTACGCGTGTGTTGGTTTCTGTTTTTTCCACATCCGATATTGCCAGATCGGGATAGCCGAATTCAAAGAACCAGGGTTTCCAGAACCAGCTCAGATCCTGGTTCAACACATCCTCAAAAGTAAAGAAGAAATCGTAGGGTGTGGGATGTTTTTTGGCCCATCGCTGAATATAGTGTGTCAAGGCTTTGTGAAAATCTTCTTCACCCAAATATCTCCACAACATATAAAATGCAGCGGCAGGCCGCTGATAGGCATGAAGCCGGTAAGCTGAATAATCGCTGATCAGATAGCTTTTCACCATCAACGGCACTTCCCTGTAGTTACCGGCATGCCTTTCATATTGACTAATCATCCCGGAGAAAGGATCAAAATCTTCTACAAGGGCTTCTTCAACCATTCTTGGTAAAAACGTGATCAGACCCTCATCCATAAAGGCATAATATGATTCATTGGTCATCACATAAAACGGGAAATAATTGTGACCAATCTCATGAGCCGTGAGATAAACCGTTCCCTGATAACTCCCTATCGCCCCGTCATTGATCATCATGGGAAATTCCATACCCCCGCTCCCGTTGAAAGCCGTTAACTTAGGCCAGGGAAAAGGAACGCCCATGATCTCTTCGGATAATAATCGAATGCTCTCTCGTCCGATCTCAGCCACCTGATCAAAATACGAAGCACCTTCCTCATAAACTGCACTTACAAAGGTTCTTCTTCCGGTTTGGGGGTCCACCTCCACGCTGGTGCCATCCCAGAGATAACTCTGGCTGGTTGCAAAAGCAAAGTCGGGTACTTCTTCTGTAATAAAATGCCAGGTATGTTCCTCCTTATCCTTCAACACCCTGTTGTTCTCAATGTCCTTATCGGTAACCACGGAAATCACCTCATCGGTTTTCCTTGCCTTTTCAATTCTTTCAAGAACACCCTTTTGATAGTGCTTTTCGGGTTGCTGTAGCTCACCCGTTGCCCACACCATATTGTCACCGGGGATTGTCAATTTCACATCATAATTACTGAAATCGTTGTAAAATTCGGCCGAACCTGTAAAACCATGCGTATCCCATCCCAAAATATCATCATAAACTGAAATTCTGGGATACCAATAGGCCACAAACCAATTGCCTTCCCCATATTTGCCCATTCTGATGGTTACCTGCTCAGGCAACTGCACCTTCCATTCGAGTGAAATGGTGGCTTCACTTTCCGGAAGGATGGGGTTAAGGAGCTGGATCATATAAGTTGTGCCACGACCACTGTTTAACTGGGGGCCACCAGGGCTGTTGATCTCCCGGCCATTAATGGTCAGATTACTCACTTCAACTCCATCGTGAAGATCGGAAGGTCCCACATCAAAATCCCGCGGTACTCCTTTCTGAAACAAATTCATATAAACCCGGATTACCATGTGCTCCAATGTATCCGGGCTGTTGTTGTGATACCTGATGGTCTCCTCGCCTTCCAGGACTCCCGTCTCAGGATCAAAGCGGGCATCTATATCATGATCTGCCGTATTCTGAAAATAATGTTTTCCCGGTGCACCGTTATAAGAGCGGGTTTCAGCATTGTAAGCCTTTTGCAACTCATCGGGCATATAAAATCCGGATTTCTGAGCCCTCAAAGTGCCAAATGTTGCAGCACCCATTAATATCAAAAGAAAAATCTTCTTTCTCATAGATTCTTTGTTTTGAATAGTAAGACCACGAATCATTTTCAAAGTTTAAATCGCCGAATTTACAGATAAATTAACCAACAGCCAAGCGTCGTAGGAAATGTGGTTATGATTGGGGCCAGAATATAAAGATATAACAAGCTTTAGAGGGGAATCCTCAATTTAGTCTTTATTATCTTTGTTAAAAAATCAAGACTTTGGGTAATCAATATTTCCGTTTCAAACAATTTACAATCCATCAGGAAAAAACCGCCATGAAGGTGGGAACTGACGGTGTGCTGCTTGGAGCATGGGCTGACATCAACCGGGCCGCAAGGATACTGGATGTCGGCACAGGTACCGGTTTGATCGCCATTATGATGGGCCAGCGTTCCGGGGCGGAAATCCATGCTATTGAGTCGGAGAAAAAGGCTTATCAACAAGCCAGGGAAAATATCAACAACTGTCCCTGGGCAG containing:
- a CDS encoding M1 family metallopeptidase translates to MRKKIFLLILMGAATFGTLRAQKSGFYMPDELQKAYNAETRSYNGAPGKHYFQNTADHDIDARFDPETGVLEGEETIRYHNNSPDTLEHMVIRVYMNLFQKGVPRDFDVGPSDLHDGVEVSNLTINGREINSPGGPQLNSGRGTTYMIQLLNPILPESEATISLEWKVQLPEQVTIRMGKYGEGNWFVAYWYPRISVYDDILGWDTHGFTGSAEFYNDFSNYDVKLTIPGDNMVWATGELQQPEKHYQKGVLERIEKARKTDEVISVVTDKDIENNRVLKDKEEHTWHFITEEVPDFAFATSQSYLWDGTSVEVDPQTGRRTFVSAVYEEGASYFDQVAEIGRESIRLLSEEIMGVPFPWPKLTAFNGSGGMEFPMMINDGAIGSYQGTVYLTAHEIGHNYFPFYVMTNESYYAFMDEGLITFLPRMVEEALVEDFDPFSGMISQYERHAGNYREVPLMVKSYLISDYSAYRLHAYQRPAAAFYMLWRYLGEEDFHKALTHYIQRWAKKHPTPYDFFFTFEDVLNQDLSWFWKPWFFEFGYPDLAISDVEKTETNTRVNIEKKGRFPVPVRLEVKFAGGETKIYSEPMDIWKDGRNRFQIEINDQRRIDSIKLGSDKIPDTNRKDNKMEVH